In Tachysurus fulvidraco isolate hzauxx_2018 chromosome 11, HZAU_PFXX_2.0, whole genome shotgun sequence, one DNA window encodes the following:
- the tfdp2 gene encoding transcription factor Dp-2 isoform X2 has product MMANAVGTASLCGDLKAFLSNQNLTKGNISLVASPNYSPVTKITLGAVNSNVGAPMIISTPQRVTHPGSILIGSPFTPHTTPAAMVTQTCPPEGNEWTPGNKKRTHDFIDSYYSDRDGLCSSDSSSSKRMKKVDKKGKGLRHFSMKVCEKVQMKGTTSYNEVADELVAEFTHASNLASTDCQAYDQKNIRRRVYDALNVLMAMNIISKEKKEIRWIGLPTNSAQECRNLELEKQKRLERIRQKRSQLEELILQQIAFKNLVKRNQANEAASKSRPPPGSVIQLPFIILNTDVHTVIDCSISSDKCEYLFNFDNMFEIHDDIEILKRMGMSLGLENGTCTAENLIVAKSLVPKSLECYVTGMAKKSIRTTPNYTSHSSTAPSYTSESRGQTPSSFNEEEDDDDDDDDDDDDDEPSSPE; this is encoded by the exons GTTGGCACTGCATCTCTGTGTGGTGATTTAAAGGCTTTTCTGAGTAACCAGAACTTAACAAAAG GCAACATTTCTCTTGTAGCATCACCCAACTATAGCCCTGTCACCAAGATCACTTTAGGAGCAGTGAACTCTAATGTTGGAGCCCCGATg ATTATAAGCACCCCTCAGAGGGTGACTCACCCAGGAAGTATCCTGATCGGCAGCCCTTTCACGCCACACACTACACCTGCTGCCATGGTTACACAAACATGCCCTCCAGAGGGCAACGAATGGACCCCAGG GAACAAGAAACGAACACATGACTTTATAGACTCTTATTACTCAGACAG GGATGGACTGTGCTCCAGTGACTCCTCATCAAG tAAGAGAATGAAGAAAGTTGATAAGAAAGGAAAGGGGCTCAGGCATTTCTCCATGAAGGTGTGTGAGAAGGTGCAGATGAAGGGCACTACATCCTACAACGAGGTGGCTGATGAACTAGTGGCAGAGTTCACTCACGCCAGCAACCTCGCATCTACAGATTGT CAGGCGTACGATCAGAAAAACATCCGCAGGCGGGTGTATGATGCACTGAATGTGTTGATGGCCATGAACATAATCTCCAAAGAGAAGAAGGAGATTCGGTGGATTGGCCTTCCCACTAACTCAGCACAGGAATGTCGCAACCTGGAG TTGGAGAAGCAGAAGCGGCTAGAAAGAATTCGGCAGAAAAGAAGCCAGCTAGAGGAGCTAATTCTACAG CAGATAGCCTTTAAGAACCTGGTGAAGAGGAATCAGGCTAATGAAGCGGCTTCAAAATCCCGACCTCCGCCCGGCTCGGTCATTCAGCTGCCTTTTATCATTCTCAATACGGACGTGCACACGGTCATCGATTGCTCCATCTCCAGTGACAA ATGTGAATACCTCTTTAACTTTGACAACATGTTCGAGATCCATGATGACATTGAGATTCTGAAGCGTATGGGGATGTCTCTGGGGCTGGAGAACGGTACATGCACCGCAGAGAACCTCATTGTGGCCAAGTCACTTGTGCCCAAATCACTAGAGTGTTATGTCACAG GCATGGCCAAGAAATCGATCAGAACCACTCCCAACTATACAAG TCACAGCAGCACTGCTCCCTCATACACCTCCGAATCTCGGGGCCAGACACCCAGCTCTTTCAacgaggaggaggatgatgacgatgatgacgatgacgatgatgacgacgatgagcCATCTTCTCCAGAATGA
- the tfdp2 gene encoding transcription factor Dp-2 isoform X3, with amino-acid sequence MKDKQKERKLDMDVLLVPHQKQAGNISLVASPNYSPVTKITLGAVNSNVGAPMIISTPQRVTHPGSILIGSPFTPHTTPAAMVTQTCPPEGNEWTPGNKKRTHDFIDSYYSDRDGLCSSDSSSSKRMKKVDKKGKGLRHFSMKVCEKVQMKGTTSYNEVADELVAEFTHASNLASTDCQQAYDQKNIRRRVYDALNVLMAMNIISKEKKEIRWIGLPTNSAQECRNLELEKQKRLERIRQKRSQLEELILQQIAFKNLVKRNQANEAASKSRPPPGSVIQLPFIILNTDVHTVIDCSISSDKCEYLFNFDNMFEIHDDIEILKRMGMSLGLENGTCTAENLIVAKSLVPKSLECYVTGMAKKSIRTTPNYTSHSSTAPSYTSESRGQTPSSFNEEEDDDDDDDDDDDDDEPSSPE; translated from the exons ATGAAAGAcaagcagaaagagagaaagctgGATATGGACGTTCTGCTCGTTCCTCATCAAAAACAAGCAG GCAACATTTCTCTTGTAGCATCACCCAACTATAGCCCTGTCACCAAGATCACTTTAGGAGCAGTGAACTCTAATGTTGGAGCCCCGATg ATTATAAGCACCCCTCAGAGGGTGACTCACCCAGGAAGTATCCTGATCGGCAGCCCTTTCACGCCACACACTACACCTGCTGCCATGGTTACACAAACATGCCCTCCAGAGGGCAACGAATGGACCCCAGG GAACAAGAAACGAACACATGACTTTATAGACTCTTATTACTCAGACAG GGATGGACTGTGCTCCAGTGACTCCTCATCAAG tAAGAGAATGAAGAAAGTTGATAAGAAAGGAAAGGGGCTCAGGCATTTCTCCATGAAGGTGTGTGAGAAGGTGCAGATGAAGGGCACTACATCCTACAACGAGGTGGCTGATGAACTAGTGGCAGAGTTCACTCACGCCAGCAACCTCGCATCTACAGATTGT CAGCAGGCGTACGATCAGAAAAACATCCGCAGGCGGGTGTATGATGCACTGAATGTGTTGATGGCCATGAACATAATCTCCAAAGAGAAGAAGGAGATTCGGTGGATTGGCCTTCCCACTAACTCAGCACAGGAATGTCGCAACCTGGAG TTGGAGAAGCAGAAGCGGCTAGAAAGAATTCGGCAGAAAAGAAGCCAGCTAGAGGAGCTAATTCTACAG CAGATAGCCTTTAAGAACCTGGTGAAGAGGAATCAGGCTAATGAAGCGGCTTCAAAATCCCGACCTCCGCCCGGCTCGGTCATTCAGCTGCCTTTTATCATTCTCAATACGGACGTGCACACGGTCATCGATTGCTCCATCTCCAGTGACAA ATGTGAATACCTCTTTAACTTTGACAACATGTTCGAGATCCATGATGACATTGAGATTCTGAAGCGTATGGGGATGTCTCTGGGGCTGGAGAACGGTACATGCACCGCAGAGAACCTCATTGTGGCCAAGTCACTTGTGCCCAAATCACTAGAGTGTTATGTCACAG GCATGGCCAAGAAATCGATCAGAACCACTCCCAACTATACAAG TCACAGCAGCACTGCTCCCTCATACACCTCCGAATCTCGGGGCCAGACACCCAGCTCTTTCAacgaggaggaggatgatgacgatgatgacgatgacgatgatgacgacgatgagcCATCTTCTCCAGAATGA
- the tfdp2 gene encoding transcription factor Dp-2 isoform X5 → MIISTPQRVTHPGSILIGSPFTPHTTPAAMVTQTCPPEGNEWTPGNKKRTHDFIDSYYSDRDGLCSSDSSSSKRMKKVDKKGKGLRHFSMKVCEKVQMKGTTSYNEVADELVAEFTHASNLASTDCQQAYDQKNIRRRVYDALNVLMAMNIISKEKKEIRWIGLPTNSAQECRNLELEKQKRLERIRQKRSQLEELILQQIAFKNLVKRNQANEAASKSRPPPGSVIQLPFIILNTDVHTVIDCSISSDKCEYLFNFDNMFEIHDDIEILKRMGMSLGLENGTCTAENLIVAKSLVPKSLECYVTGMAKKSIRTTPNYTSHSSTAPSYTSESRGQTPSSFNEEEDDDDDDDDDDDDDEPSSPE, encoded by the exons ATg ATTATAAGCACCCCTCAGAGGGTGACTCACCCAGGAAGTATCCTGATCGGCAGCCCTTTCACGCCACACACTACACCTGCTGCCATGGTTACACAAACATGCCCTCCAGAGGGCAACGAATGGACCCCAGG GAACAAGAAACGAACACATGACTTTATAGACTCTTATTACTCAGACAG GGATGGACTGTGCTCCAGTGACTCCTCATCAAG tAAGAGAATGAAGAAAGTTGATAAGAAAGGAAAGGGGCTCAGGCATTTCTCCATGAAGGTGTGTGAGAAGGTGCAGATGAAGGGCACTACATCCTACAACGAGGTGGCTGATGAACTAGTGGCAGAGTTCACTCACGCCAGCAACCTCGCATCTACAGATTGT CAGCAGGCGTACGATCAGAAAAACATCCGCAGGCGGGTGTATGATGCACTGAATGTGTTGATGGCCATGAACATAATCTCCAAAGAGAAGAAGGAGATTCGGTGGATTGGCCTTCCCACTAACTCAGCACAGGAATGTCGCAACCTGGAG TTGGAGAAGCAGAAGCGGCTAGAAAGAATTCGGCAGAAAAGAAGCCAGCTAGAGGAGCTAATTCTACAG CAGATAGCCTTTAAGAACCTGGTGAAGAGGAATCAGGCTAATGAAGCGGCTTCAAAATCCCGACCTCCGCCCGGCTCGGTCATTCAGCTGCCTTTTATCATTCTCAATACGGACGTGCACACGGTCATCGATTGCTCCATCTCCAGTGACAA ATGTGAATACCTCTTTAACTTTGACAACATGTTCGAGATCCATGATGACATTGAGATTCTGAAGCGTATGGGGATGTCTCTGGGGCTGGAGAACGGTACATGCACCGCAGAGAACCTCATTGTGGCCAAGTCACTTGTGCCCAAATCACTAGAGTGTTATGTCACAG GCATGGCCAAGAAATCGATCAGAACCACTCCCAACTATACAAG TCACAGCAGCACTGCTCCCTCATACACCTCCGAATCTCGGGGCCAGACACCCAGCTCTTTCAacgaggaggaggatgatgacgatgatgacgatgacgatgatgacgacgatgagcCATCTTCTCCAGAATGA
- the tfdp2 gene encoding transcription factor Dp-2 isoform X4, whose translation MMANAVGTASLCGDLKAFLSNQNLTKGNISLVASPNYSPVTKITLGAVNSNVGAPMIISTPQRVTHPGSILIGSPFTPHTTPAAMVTQTCPPEGNEWTPGNKKRTHDFIDSYYSDRDGLCSSDSSSSKRMKKVDKKGKGLRHFSMKVCEKVQMKGTTSYNEVADELVAEFTHASNLASTDCLEKQKRLERIRQKRSQLEELILQQIAFKNLVKRNQANEAASKSRPPPGSVIQLPFIILNTDVHTVIDCSISSDKCEYLFNFDNMFEIHDDIEILKRMGMSLGLENGTCTAENLIVAKSLVPKSLECYVTGMAKKSIRTTPNYTSHSSTAPSYTSESRGQTPSSFNEEEDDDDDDDDDDDDDEPSSPE comes from the exons GTTGGCACTGCATCTCTGTGTGGTGATTTAAAGGCTTTTCTGAGTAACCAGAACTTAACAAAAG GCAACATTTCTCTTGTAGCATCACCCAACTATAGCCCTGTCACCAAGATCACTTTAGGAGCAGTGAACTCTAATGTTGGAGCCCCGATg ATTATAAGCACCCCTCAGAGGGTGACTCACCCAGGAAGTATCCTGATCGGCAGCCCTTTCACGCCACACACTACACCTGCTGCCATGGTTACACAAACATGCCCTCCAGAGGGCAACGAATGGACCCCAGG GAACAAGAAACGAACACATGACTTTATAGACTCTTATTACTCAGACAG GGATGGACTGTGCTCCAGTGACTCCTCATCAAG tAAGAGAATGAAGAAAGTTGATAAGAAAGGAAAGGGGCTCAGGCATTTCTCCATGAAGGTGTGTGAGAAGGTGCAGATGAAGGGCACTACATCCTACAACGAGGTGGCTGATGAACTAGTGGCAGAGTTCACTCACGCCAGCAACCTCGCATCTACAGATTGT TTGGAGAAGCAGAAGCGGCTAGAAAGAATTCGGCAGAAAAGAAGCCAGCTAGAGGAGCTAATTCTACAG CAGATAGCCTTTAAGAACCTGGTGAAGAGGAATCAGGCTAATGAAGCGGCTTCAAAATCCCGACCTCCGCCCGGCTCGGTCATTCAGCTGCCTTTTATCATTCTCAATACGGACGTGCACACGGTCATCGATTGCTCCATCTCCAGTGACAA ATGTGAATACCTCTTTAACTTTGACAACATGTTCGAGATCCATGATGACATTGAGATTCTGAAGCGTATGGGGATGTCTCTGGGGCTGGAGAACGGTACATGCACCGCAGAGAACCTCATTGTGGCCAAGTCACTTGTGCCCAAATCACTAGAGTGTTATGTCACAG GCATGGCCAAGAAATCGATCAGAACCACTCCCAACTATACAAG TCACAGCAGCACTGCTCCCTCATACACCTCCGAATCTCGGGGCCAGACACCCAGCTCTTTCAacgaggaggaggatgatgacgatgatgacgatgacgatgatgacgacgatgagcCATCTTCTCCAGAATGA
- the tfdp2 gene encoding transcription factor Dp-2 isoform X1 translates to MMANAVGTASLCGDLKAFLSNQNLTKGNISLVASPNYSPVTKITLGAVNSNVGAPMIISTPQRVTHPGSILIGSPFTPHTTPAAMVTQTCPPEGNEWTPGNKKRTHDFIDSYYSDRDGLCSSDSSSSKRMKKVDKKGKGLRHFSMKVCEKVQMKGTTSYNEVADELVAEFTHASNLASTDCQQAYDQKNIRRRVYDALNVLMAMNIISKEKKEIRWIGLPTNSAQECRNLELEKQKRLERIRQKRSQLEELILQQIAFKNLVKRNQANEAASKSRPPPGSVIQLPFIILNTDVHTVIDCSISSDKCEYLFNFDNMFEIHDDIEILKRMGMSLGLENGTCTAENLIVAKSLVPKSLECYVTGMAKKSIRTTPNYTSHSSTAPSYTSESRGQTPSSFNEEEDDDDDDDDDDDDDEPSSPE, encoded by the exons GTTGGCACTGCATCTCTGTGTGGTGATTTAAAGGCTTTTCTGAGTAACCAGAACTTAACAAAAG GCAACATTTCTCTTGTAGCATCACCCAACTATAGCCCTGTCACCAAGATCACTTTAGGAGCAGTGAACTCTAATGTTGGAGCCCCGATg ATTATAAGCACCCCTCAGAGGGTGACTCACCCAGGAAGTATCCTGATCGGCAGCCCTTTCACGCCACACACTACACCTGCTGCCATGGTTACACAAACATGCCCTCCAGAGGGCAACGAATGGACCCCAGG GAACAAGAAACGAACACATGACTTTATAGACTCTTATTACTCAGACAG GGATGGACTGTGCTCCAGTGACTCCTCATCAAG tAAGAGAATGAAGAAAGTTGATAAGAAAGGAAAGGGGCTCAGGCATTTCTCCATGAAGGTGTGTGAGAAGGTGCAGATGAAGGGCACTACATCCTACAACGAGGTGGCTGATGAACTAGTGGCAGAGTTCACTCACGCCAGCAACCTCGCATCTACAGATTGT CAGCAGGCGTACGATCAGAAAAACATCCGCAGGCGGGTGTATGATGCACTGAATGTGTTGATGGCCATGAACATAATCTCCAAAGAGAAGAAGGAGATTCGGTGGATTGGCCTTCCCACTAACTCAGCACAGGAATGTCGCAACCTGGAG TTGGAGAAGCAGAAGCGGCTAGAAAGAATTCGGCAGAAAAGAAGCCAGCTAGAGGAGCTAATTCTACAG CAGATAGCCTTTAAGAACCTGGTGAAGAGGAATCAGGCTAATGAAGCGGCTTCAAAATCCCGACCTCCGCCCGGCTCGGTCATTCAGCTGCCTTTTATCATTCTCAATACGGACGTGCACACGGTCATCGATTGCTCCATCTCCAGTGACAA ATGTGAATACCTCTTTAACTTTGACAACATGTTCGAGATCCATGATGACATTGAGATTCTGAAGCGTATGGGGATGTCTCTGGGGCTGGAGAACGGTACATGCACCGCAGAGAACCTCATTGTGGCCAAGTCACTTGTGCCCAAATCACTAGAGTGTTATGTCACAG GCATGGCCAAGAAATCGATCAGAACCACTCCCAACTATACAAG TCACAGCAGCACTGCTCCCTCATACACCTCCGAATCTCGGGGCCAGACACCCAGCTCTTTCAacgaggaggaggatgatgacgatgatgacgatgacgatgatgacgacgatgagcCATCTTCTCCAGAATGA